Proteins encoded by one window of Desulfovulcanus ferrireducens:
- the flhB gene encoding flagellar biosynthesis protein FlhB: MPQQDPSRTEKATPKRRKKARQEGNVPRSQELSKVMSLLAGVIALRIGISFIGEQITDLYNWFLNKGIHTQLTQDNAYAIFLFCSQKIALIVLPVMIFIALITFITVRLQVGPLWTTKPLTPKFKNFNLIAGLKKIFFEPKTFIRLARSLLQACVVAIAPYLVLKSEFHNLLSLFYESTAGISAYILSTGFKMTEYALVPMLIIGIADLIYTRWDYEENLKMTKQEIKDERKQSEGDPTIKSKQKQKMLAAMQKRMIKKVPEADVVITNPTHIAVALKYDPIQAPAPLVLAKGVNHVAEKIKETARKHNVPIKENKPLARALYKSVEVGDTIPEELYKAVAAILAQLHKFRRQN, from the coding sequence ATGCCTCAACAAGATCCAAGTCGTACGGAAAAAGCAACGCCCAAACGGCGAAAAAAGGCTCGCCAAGAAGGTAATGTTCCCCGCAGTCAGGAACTATCCAAGGTGATGAGTCTCTTAGCCGGAGTCATTGCCCTGCGCATTGGTATCTCTTTTATTGGAGAACAAATTACTGACCTGTATAACTGGTTTTTAAACAAAGGTATTCATACCCAGTTAACCCAAGACAATGCTTACGCTATATTTTTATTCTGCTCACAAAAAATTGCCCTTATTGTTCTTCCTGTCATGATATTTATTGCTTTGATCACCTTCATTACCGTCCGCTTACAAGTAGGACCTTTATGGACTACCAAACCCTTAACACCCAAATTCAAAAACTTTAATCTAATAGCCGGACTAAAAAAAATATTCTTTGAGCCCAAAACTTTTATCCGCCTAGCACGCAGCCTGCTTCAGGCTTGTGTCGTGGCCATAGCTCCTTATCTAGTGCTTAAATCTGAATTCCACAATCTTTTGTCCCTGTTTTATGAGAGCACAGCAGGCATTTCCGCTTACATATTAAGTACAGGATTTAAGATGACCGAGTACGCCCTTGTCCCTATGCTTATAATTGGCATAGCCGACCTCATCTATACTCGCTGGGATTATGAAGAAAACCTGAAAATGACTAAACAGGAAATTAAAGATGAGCGCAAACAGAGTGAAGGAGATCCAACCATTAAGAGCAAACAAAAACAGAAGATGCTCGCGGCCATGCAAAAGAGAATGATAAAAAAAGTCCCTGAGGCAGATGTGGTCATTACCAACCCCACCCATATAGCCGTGGCCCTAAAATATGATCCCATACAAGCCCCAGCCCCCTTAGTCCTGGCTAAGGGAGTCAATCATGTAGCAGAAAAAATTAAAGAAACTGCCAGAAAGCACAATGTGCCCATCAAAGAAAATAAACCTTTGGCACGAGCCTTGTATAAAAGTGTTGAGGTAGGTGATACTATTCCCGAAGAACTATACAAGGCAGTGGCAGCTATACTTGCTCAACTACATAAATTTCGCCGCCAAAACTAG
- the flhA gene encoding flagellar biosynthesis protein FlhA produces MATKSTALNLDYSKFSKQGDVLLAAGVVIVLFVMLIPMPTIVLDVMLAFNISFALVILVTVMFMKSPLEFSIFPSLLLVTTLLRLALNVASTRLILIHGDQGTAAAGKVIQAFGNFVVGGNYVIGIVIFLILFALNKMVITTGTTRIAEVAARFTLDAMPGKQMAIEADLNAGLIDEQEAKKQRELIRKEADFYGAMDGAGKFVSGDVKAGMLITAINIIGGFFIGVMQKNMNWMEAAQTYTLLTIGDGLVSTIPSIIISTSAGIIVSRAAAEAQMGEEFIAQLTFHPRALRLVSVVLVLFAIVPGMPTFAFLLLSATLFTLSLLAAKNKAMLDQMEVQKKKTQKAPQDTPEEVQALLPLDILALEVGYGLIPLVDEDQNGNLLARIKSIRRQFALDMGVIIPSLHLRDNLELKPGEYVVLIKGNEVGRAEIMIDHYLAMDPGDAKYRIKGIETLEPAFNLPALWIPKEKKEEAVMAGYTVVDPSTVIATHLTEIFKRNLHEFLGRQETQNLLDNLAQRAPKAVEDLVPNILSLGTVQKVLQNLVREGVSIRDILTIVETLADYGQQTKDPEQLTEFVRQRLGRTIVKPYLTQDNALPILTLDPQIEQTFQENLRQTEQGTYLAMEPQLAHSIIQAINKTLEKAMISEGQPVLLVTPILRPHLAQLLIRFVPNLPVISQAEIPPDIRLESVGVVSLNHAN; encoded by the coding sequence ATGGCAACAAAATCAACCGCTCTGAATCTGGACTATTCAAAGTTCTCTAAGCAGGGAGACGTTCTTCTGGCCGCTGGGGTGGTCATTGTCCTCTTTGTAATGCTTATCCCCATGCCGACCATTGTCCTTGACGTGATGCTCGCCTTTAATATCTCTTTTGCCCTGGTCATCCTGGTCACGGTCATGTTTATGAAATCCCCTTTAGAGTTTTCAATTTTTCCCTCTCTGCTTCTAGTGACCACTTTGCTACGTTTGGCCTTGAATGTGGCTTCTACCAGGTTGATACTTATTCATGGCGACCAGGGCACGGCAGCAGCAGGAAAAGTCATTCAGGCCTTTGGCAATTTCGTAGTTGGCGGCAATTACGTTATAGGGATTGTTATTTTTCTCATCTTATTTGCCTTGAACAAAATGGTCATTACAACCGGTACAACAAGAATCGCTGAAGTTGCTGCTCGCTTCACCCTTGATGCTATGCCAGGTAAACAAATGGCTATTGAAGCAGACCTTAATGCTGGCCTTATTGACGAACAGGAAGCCAAAAAACAACGTGAGCTGATCCGTAAGGAAGCTGACTTCTACGGAGCCATGGATGGTGCGGGCAAGTTCGTCTCAGGAGATGTTAAAGCCGGCATGCTCATTACAGCTATCAACATCATTGGCGGCTTTTTTATCGGGGTAATGCAAAAAAACATGAACTGGATGGAGGCCGCCCAGACCTACACTTTGCTGACTATTGGCGACGGCCTGGTCTCCACTATTCCTTCTATAATCATCTCCACTTCTGCAGGCATTATTGTCAGCCGGGCAGCAGCTGAAGCTCAAATGGGTGAAGAATTTATTGCCCAATTGACCTTTCATCCCAGAGCCTTACGCTTGGTCTCAGTCGTCCTGGTTCTCTTCGCCATAGTCCCGGGCATGCCTACTTTTGCCTTTTTACTCCTCTCCGCTACGTTATTTACCCTATCTCTTTTAGCGGCCAAAAATAAAGCCATGCTCGATCAAATGGAAGTACAGAAAAAGAAAACCCAAAAGGCACCCCAGGATACTCCGGAAGAAGTTCAGGCTTTACTTCCACTGGATATTCTAGCATTAGAAGTCGGCTACGGACTCATCCCTCTGGTAGATGAAGACCAAAATGGGAACCTTTTGGCACGAATCAAGTCCATCAGACGTCAATTCGCCCTGGATATGGGTGTCATCATTCCTTCCCTGCATTTAAGGGACAATTTAGAGTTAAAGCCTGGTGAATATGTTGTTCTCATAAAAGGTAATGAAGTGGGAAGGGCTGAAATCATGATTGACCATTACCTGGCCATGGATCCCGGTGATGCTAAATACAGGATCAAAGGAATTGAGACGCTCGAACCGGCTTTTAATTTACCGGCTCTGTGGATACCTAAAGAAAAGAAAGAAGAAGCTGTTATGGCCGGATATACTGTGGTTGATCCTTCAACGGTCATTGCTACCCACTTAACTGAAATCTTTAAACGCAACCTGCACGAATTCTTAGGACGCCAGGAAACTCAGAATCTCTTGGACAACCTGGCTCAGAGAGCCCCCAAGGCCGTTGAAGATCTGGTTCCCAATATCTTAAGCCTTGGTACTGTTCAAAAAGTACTACAAAATCTTGTTCGAGAAGGTGTATCCATCCGCGACATTCTAACCATTGTTGAAACCCTTGCAGACTATGGCCAGCAAACTAAAGATCCTGAACAGCTTACTGAATTTGTCCGCCAGCGTCTGGGCAGGACCATTGTCAAACCTTACCTGACTCAGGACAATGCCTTGCCGATTCTGACCCTGGACCCGCAGATTGAACAAACCTTTCAGGAAAATTTACGTCAGACAGAGCAAGGCACTTATCTGGCAATGGAGCCACAACTGGCCCATTCTATTATCCAGGCCATCAACAAAACCTTGGAAAAGGCCATGATAAGTGAAGGACAGCCGGTTTTGTTGGTCACTCCCATACTTAGACCCCATCTGGCGCAACTATTAATACGCTTTGTGCCCAATTTACCTGTTATTTCCCAGGCCGAAATACCGCCTGACATCCGTTTGGAATCCGTTGGAGTGGTGAGTTTAAACCATGCAAATTAA